One genomic segment of Trichococcus shcherbakoviae includes these proteins:
- a CDS encoding tyrosine-type recombinase/integrase, which yields MNTTHAIKDISQIQTLMDVYPPYSKNRLLLEYAIRTGLRISDILNVKVGQVLGKESYQIVEMKTGKKKELAIHDRLKQSISDYVKREGLDATDYLFYSNADKNSHIKRTQAHRIIAHAGDMIGITLSAHSLRKSFGYHSYKQGVDISLLQTIFQHSSQAVTLRYIDITQENINNVYKRVDFGF from the coding sequence GTGAATACCACTCATGCAATCAAAGACATCAGCCAAATTCAAACATTGATGGACGTTTATCCGCCATATTCGAAAAATCGCCTGTTGCTGGAGTATGCTATCCGGACAGGTCTGCGCATCAGCGACATCCTGAACGTGAAGGTGGGGCAAGTACTGGGGAAAGAGTCGTATCAGATCGTCGAGATGAAAACGGGCAAGAAGAAAGAGTTGGCCATCCATGACCGCTTGAAGCAATCCATTTCGGATTATGTTAAAAGGGAAGGGCTGGATGCGACAGATTATTTGTTCTATTCCAACGCCGACAAGAACAGCCATATCAAGCGTACGCAAGCACACCGCATCATCGCGCATGCCGGGGATATGATCGGCATCACCTTGAGCGCCCATTCGCTGCGAAAGAGCTTCGGCTATCATTCCTATAAGCAGGGCGTCGATATTTCCCTGCTCCAAACAATCTTTCAGCACTCTTCGCAGGCGGTCACGCTCCGTTATATCGACATCACCCAGGAGAACATCAACAACGTATACAAACGGGTCGATTTCGGATTTTAA
- a CDS encoding redoxin domain-containing protein has protein sequence MKLTEGTEIEDFLFLTKNGNCESFRSQLKRDFTAVIFLRHLGCGMSQLDMLKYRDAYQFLKEQGIEIMMVIQGTEAAVAERTTKMKIPFTVIADPEQSLYEHFDIPSSDSMRDLVYGVSEEKLLEFEYYGIECQRFEGNELQLQATIVVDRKGQVVLSHYSANISDVPSPSELYQMLQAVPVRS, from the coding sequence GTGAAGTTGACCGAAGGAACAGAAATAGAAGATTTTTTATTTTTGACGAAGAATGGGAATTGTGAAAGTTTCCGATCTCAGCTGAAACGCGATTTCACTGCGGTGATTTTCCTGAGACATCTGGGGTGCGGCATGAGTCAGCTGGATATGCTGAAATACCGCGATGCCTATCAATTCCTCAAAGAACAGGGGATCGAAATCATGATGGTGATACAAGGGACGGAAGCTGCTGTTGCCGAAAGAACGACGAAAATGAAAATTCCATTTACCGTCATAGCGGATCCAGAGCAATCCTTGTATGAACACTTTGATATCCCTTCATCTGACTCCATGCGCGATCTTGTTTACGGTGTTTCCGAAGAAAAACTGCTGGAATTTGAATACTACGGGATCGAATGTCAACGTTTTGAGGGGAATGAACTGCAACTGCAAGCGACAATCGTCGTCGACAGAAAAGGGCAAGTTGTTTTGAGCCATTACTCAGCAAACATAAGCGACGTGCCATCTCCATCAGAATTGTACCAAATGCTGCAGGCTGTGCCTGTAAGAAGCTGA
- a CDS encoding M50 family metallopeptidase has translation MIDLPLLLALFVAVAYFTFSSRGMLAYTFGIYLDLPNVIIHECGHALTARLWGGSIQSIKFNVLPSIVKSGGILGLAEIGNRSGLGMFFSLLGGYVSQALFFVVMSYLYLQGLLLWIIPLFLGVYLLTNLLAREKSFWQNLIILIVIGCSILLYRNDYSFLLRIYQSVDVITIGFVVWYMLGLAHQFFIVLLLKNDSHWDGTALATKTYIPTIIWKVLFLIAMGGAYFAPSWLQLLLV, from the coding sequence ATGATAGACCTTCCCCTATTGCTTGCCCTTTTTGTTGCGGTGGCCTATTTCACCTTTTCCAGCCGCGGCATGCTGGCGTATACGTTCGGCATTTATCTGGATCTTCCCAACGTCATCATCCATGAGTGCGGCCATGCTCTTACAGCGCGCTTATGGGGCGGAAGCATCCAGTCGATAAAATTCAATGTCCTTCCCTCAATCGTCAAAAGCGGCGGCATCCTCGGTTTGGCCGAAATCGGAAACCGCAGCGGGTTGGGTATGTTCTTTAGCCTGCTCGGTGGTTATGTATCACAGGCGTTGTTCTTTGTGGTAATGTCCTATCTCTATTTACAGGGACTGCTGCTTTGGATCATTCCGCTTTTTTTGGGCGTCTATTTGCTTACCAATTTGTTGGCGCGGGAAAAAAGTTTTTGGCAGAACCTGATCATCCTGATTGTGATTGGTTGTTCCATTCTGCTTTACCGGAACGACTACAGCTTCCTTTTGCGGATTTATCAGTCAGTGGACGTCATCACAATCGGTTTCGTCGTCTGGTATATGCTTGGTTTGGCCCATCAATTTTTCATTGTTTTGCTTTTGAAAAATGACAGCCATTGGGACGGAACAGCCTTGGCGACAAAAACATATATCCCTACCATCATCTGGAAAGTTCTCTTTCTCATTGCAATGGGCGGAGCCTATTTCGCCCCCTCTTGGCTGCAACTACTGTTGGTTTGA
- a CDS encoding DUF1002 domain-containing protein: MKLKKMMTVGLASLTLLGITAPAAFADKVAIEPIFTYGESLNAAQLEETRETLGVAEGTNELVVAVNELNGLLQDDYPYSQVYSSTYITPADSDGAVSVEILTPETITAITEAQYKNAAITAGAVDVDIKVASAVKVDGSGALAGVYKAFADSGNTLDAAAVEVAQEELAVTSAVTEENQADSGYSDELMNAAIVEMKQDIQEAKDANNGNISADDIRQIVEDVLKNYNLDTILSSDNITNIQNLMINFGDINLTAAQKEQIAAFGEELQATGGELFEQAKTAWSNVDQEQLKEDSMGIWESIVQFFTNLFGGNDSTTTETE, from the coding sequence ATGAAACTGAAAAAAATGATGACAGTAGGTCTGGCTTCGTTGACCTTATTGGGAATTACCGCTCCGGCAGCGTTTGCCGATAAAGTCGCAATCGAACCGATCTTCACTTACGGCGAGAGTCTGAACGCCGCCCAACTGGAGGAAACCAGAGAAACGCTGGGAGTAGCCGAGGGAACGAACGAGTTAGTCGTGGCAGTCAATGAATTGAACGGCTTGCTTCAGGATGATTACCCTTATAGCCAAGTCTATTCGAGCACGTACATCACGCCTGCCGACAGCGATGGTGCTGTTTCAGTGGAGATTCTGACTCCTGAAACCATTACTGCGATCACAGAGGCGCAGTATAAAAATGCTGCCATCACAGCGGGCGCAGTGGATGTGGACATCAAGGTAGCGTCTGCTGTCAAGGTTGACGGATCCGGCGCTTTGGCCGGTGTCTACAAAGCTTTTGCTGATTCAGGAAACACACTGGATGCAGCGGCCGTGGAAGTCGCCCAGGAAGAACTGGCTGTCACTTCTGCAGTAACCGAGGAAAACCAAGCCGACAGCGGCTATTCGGATGAATTGATGAACGCTGCGATCGTGGAAATGAAACAGGACATCCAAGAAGCCAAGGATGCGAACAACGGTAACATCAGCGCTGACGACATCCGTCAAATCGTCGAGGATGTGCTGAAGAACTACAACCTTGACACCATCCTGTCTTCGGACAACATCACGAACATCCAGAACCTCATGATCAATTTCGGCGACATCAATCTTACTGCGGCGCAGAAAGAACAGATTGCCGCTTTCGGTGAAGAACTGCAGGCAACCGGCGGAGAATTGTTCGAGCAGGCAAAAACGGCCTGGAGCAATGTTGATCAGGAACAACTGAAGGAAGACAGCATGGGAATATGGGAATCCATCGTCCAATTCTTCACGAACCTTTTCGGCGGCAACGACAGCACTACAACTGAAACCGAATAA
- a CDS encoding helix-turn-helix domain-containing protein, with protein MDNTELLTRFNLTRHEATIYLTLLSDGDLNGYEVSKITGISRSNAYASLASLVEKGAAFIIEGETTRYTPVPVEEFCGNKIRSLQESKQELIKNIPQRREDAEGYITITGEQRIMDKMRNMISESKSRVYLSVSGNILPELLTEMQAAHQRGIKMVVITDTPFPQEGMTVHVLEKPKKQVRIIVDSTTVLTGDIDEGEFSTCLYSGKKNVVDLLKESLQNEIKVVEMMRGFEAK; from the coding sequence GTGGATAACACAGAATTGTTGACGCGATTTAACCTGACCAGGCACGAAGCGACCATCTACCTGACCTTGCTTTCGGACGGGGACCTGAACGGCTATGAAGTATCGAAGATAACCGGCATTTCACGGTCGAACGCCTATGCATCATTGGCCTCGTTGGTTGAAAAAGGAGCGGCCTTCATCATCGAAGGGGAGACGACCCGTTATACCCCGGTACCTGTGGAGGAATTCTGTGGGAACAAAATCCGATCCCTACAGGAATCCAAGCAGGAATTGATCAAGAATATCCCCCAAAGAAGAGAAGATGCGGAGGGGTATATAACCATCACAGGCGAACAGCGCATAATGGACAAAATGCGCAATATGATTTCAGAATCGAAGTCTCGCGTCTACTTGTCCGTGTCCGGGAATATCCTGCCGGAACTTTTGACGGAAATGCAAGCAGCACATCAGCGCGGCATTAAAATGGTCGTCATAACCGATACGCCTTTCCCTCAGGAAGGCATGACTGTTCATGTTTTGGAGAAGCCGAAGAAGCAAGTACGAATCATCGTGGATTCCACGACCGTTCTGACTGGTGATATCGATGAGGGAGAGTTTTCCACTTGTCTGTATTCCGGGAAGAAAAATGTAGTTGATTTATTGAAAGAATCGTTGCAGAACGAAATCAAAGTAGTCGAAATGATGAGAGGATTTGAAGCGAAATGA
- a CDS encoding diaminopimelate decarboxylase — translation MTKKVFVEKEQLEEIVQQYPTPFHLYDEKGIRENARKLNAAFSWNKGFKEYFAVKATPTPAILQILKEEGCGVDCSTYTELMMADALGFKGDEIMFSSNVTPKEDFQFARKLNATINLDDITHIDFLEEAAGLPETVSCRFNPGGEFTINNEIMDKPEDAKYGFTRPQLTEGFKKLMAKGVKHFGLHSFLASNNVADEYYPILAGILFQTAVELKEETGADITFINLSGGIGIPYLPEQKAADVAKIGEGVRKAFEEILVPAGLGDVAIYTELGRYMLGPYGCLVATAIHEKHIYKDYIGLDASAVNLLRPAMYGAYHHITVMGKEDQPADHLYDVTGGLCENNDKFAINRMLPKIDIGDLVVIHDTGAHGFSMGYNYNGKLRSAEILLKEDGGTEMIRRPETPADYFATFDFTGLFKDVK, via the coding sequence ATGACAAAAAAAGTATTTGTTGAAAAAGAGCAATTGGAAGAAATTGTACAACAGTATCCGACTCCCTTCCATTTATATGATGAAAAAGGTATCCGTGAGAATGCGCGCAAATTGAATGCGGCTTTCTCCTGGAACAAAGGCTTCAAAGAATACTTCGCTGTGAAGGCAACACCGACACCGGCCATTCTGCAGATTCTGAAGGAAGAAGGCTGCGGCGTGGACTGTTCGACCTACACAGAGTTGATGATGGCCGATGCGCTCGGATTCAAAGGCGATGAAATCATGTTCTCTTCGAACGTGACACCTAAGGAAGACTTCCAATTCGCCCGCAAACTGAATGCGACCATCAATTTGGATGACATTACCCACATCGATTTCCTGGAAGAAGCAGCCGGATTGCCGGAAACGGTCAGCTGCCGATTCAATCCAGGCGGAGAGTTCACGATCAACAATGAAATCATGGACAAACCCGAAGACGCAAAATACGGCTTCACACGTCCACAATTGACTGAAGGTTTCAAAAAGTTGATGGCAAAAGGCGTGAAACACTTCGGCCTGCATTCGTTCCTAGCCAGCAATAACGTTGCGGATGAGTACTATCCGATCCTTGCGGGCATCCTGTTCCAGACTGCCGTCGAACTGAAGGAGGAAACAGGCGCAGATATCACTTTCATCAACCTTTCAGGCGGAATCGGCATCCCTTACCTGCCGGAACAAAAAGCTGCGGATGTAGCGAAAATCGGCGAAGGTGTGCGCAAGGCGTTCGAAGAAATCTTGGTGCCTGCCGGCTTGGGTGATGTTGCGATCTATACGGAGCTAGGCAGATACATGCTTGGGCCATACGGTTGCTTGGTGGCAACGGCCATCCACGAAAAGCACATCTACAAAGATTACATCGGTCTGGATGCCAGCGCAGTCAATTTGTTGCGTCCGGCAATGTACGGTGCTTATCACCACATCACCGTGATGGGTAAAGAAGATCAGCCAGCGGATCACCTGTATGATGTGACCGGGGGATTATGCGAAAATAACGACAAATTCGCCATCAACCGCATGCTGCCTAAAATCGACATCGGCGACTTGGTCGTGATCCATGACACAGGAGCGCACGGCTTCTCGATGGGTTACAACTACAACGGGAAATTGCGTTCGGCTGAAATCCTGTTGAAGGAAGACGGCGGCACGGAAATGATCCGTCGCCCGGAAACGCCAGCGGATTACTTTGCAACGTTCGACTTTACGGGTCTTTTCAAAGACGTGAAATAA
- a CDS encoding AEC family transporter, whose amino-acid sequence MENFSIAVNAVMPLLLYMLIGQGLLRAKLLDGTTYQKLNNAIFRFFLPINLLMNVYEADVRSTFRVDVLFFAVGLTLSFFLLFALFIPRIEKDNAKRGVMLQGTFRSNFVLFGLPIATSLLSESQLGMTSILIAVIVPLNNVLSVVALSIYSDHKIQPGRILLDILKNPMFIGTIIGILISLSGLKFPLFLDDTLSGIKGLVTPLALIVMGGTFRFDALNNARIQLAVTVLFKLVLIPIIGLTLAVLYGLTGENLVPMMTMLGGPTAVSSYTMAQQMGGDPDLASQIVVFTTILSMFSLVVFITVLKSLFLI is encoded by the coding sequence TTGGAGAATTTTTCCATTGCAGTGAATGCAGTAATGCCTTTATTGTTGTACATGTTGATCGGCCAGGGGTTATTGCGGGCCAAACTATTGGATGGAACGACTTATCAAAAATTGAATAATGCCATTTTTCGGTTCTTTTTGCCGATCAATCTCCTTATGAACGTATACGAAGCGGATGTCAGAAGCACCTTCAGAGTGGATGTGCTCTTTTTCGCTGTCGGACTTACTTTAAGTTTCTTCTTGCTTTTTGCTTTATTCATTCCGCGGATCGAAAAGGACAATGCCAAACGCGGGGTGATGCTGCAAGGTACGTTCCGCTCAAATTTTGTGCTGTTCGGGTTGCCGATTGCCACTTCATTGTTGTCGGAAAGCCAATTGGGGATGACATCGATACTGATTGCGGTCATCGTTCCTTTGAATAATGTTCTGTCGGTCGTGGCACTTTCCATCTATTCGGATCATAAAATCCAACCCGGTCGCATCCTCTTGGATATCCTTAAGAACCCAATGTTCATCGGTACAATCATCGGGATACTGATCAGTCTTTCCGGATTGAAATTCCCTCTGTTCCTCGACGACACGCTGAGCGGAATCAAAGGCCTGGTCACACCATTGGCATTGATTGTTATGGGCGGCACTTTCCGCTTTGACGCCTTGAATAATGCACGGATCCAACTGGCGGTGACGGTATTATTCAAGTTGGTTCTGATCCCGATAATCGGGCTTACGCTGGCTGTCCTTTACGGATTGACGGGAGAAAATCTGGTGCCGATGATGACGATGCTGGGCGGTCCAACGGCCGTATCCAGCTACACGATGGCCCAACAGATGGGCGGGGACCCGGATTTGGCAAGTCAAATCGTCGTTTTCACTACCATCTTGTCGATGTTCAGTTTGGTTGTGTTCATAACGGTCCTCAAATCATTATTTTTGATTTGA
- the udk gene encoding uridine kinase, translated as MIIIGITGGSGAGKTTVAKTIAKRLGKGNVVYVSQDWYYKDQTHLSAIERENLNLDHPNAFDNELLIADLAKLRSGQDIEAPIYDFGLQARSKKTTPIESKPVVILEGILILAIPKLVSMIDIKIFVDAEPDIRLIRRIERDIRERNSTYESTIARYLTTVKPMHDAFIEPSKIQADIIVPRGGQNDIATDMLGDLVEHYSHHHV; from the coding sequence ATGATCATCATCGGGATTACCGGAGGATCGGGAGCCGGCAAAACAACCGTAGCAAAAACAATCGCGAAAAGACTGGGCAAGGGCAATGTCGTCTATGTATCGCAGGATTGGTACTACAAGGATCAAACGCATCTGAGCGCAATTGAACGCGAAAACCTGAATCTCGATCACCCAAATGCCTTCGATAACGAACTGCTGATAGCTGATTTGGCAAAACTCCGTTCTGGACAAGACATCGAGGCACCGATCTACGACTTCGGTCTGCAGGCGCGTTCGAAAAAGACGACCCCGATCGAGTCGAAGCCGGTCGTCATCCTAGAAGGGATCCTGATTTTGGCCATACCCAAATTGGTTTCCATGATCGACATCAAAATATTTGTCGATGCGGAACCGGATATCCGCTTGATCAGAAGAATCGAGAGGGATATCCGCGAAAGAAACAGCACGTATGAGAGTACGATCGCCCGCTATCTGACGACCGTCAAACCGATGCACGATGCCTTCATCGAGCCGTCCAAAATCCAAGCCGACATCATCGTGCCGCGCGGAGGCCAGAACGACATCGCCACCGATATGCTCGGGGACTTGGTTGAGCACTACAGCCATCACCATGTTTAA
- a CDS encoding PspA/IM30 family protein codes for MAILERFSDIISANINALIDKMENPAKMIDQYLRDMMEDLAEVKRSTAGVMAEETRTKRLVDENQAEVIKYTDYAKKALEAGNENDARIFLTKKQELENVGAGLATSYASAHENAVKMRQMHDKLATDIETLKSRREMIKSKIAVAKTQETLNKATDSIASTKGAMSSFERMEEKADKMLDQANAMSELNMTPIDEAKALEEKYASQGSASVEEELEQMKKDMGV; via the coding sequence ATGGCAATACTGGAGAGATTTTCGGATATCATCAGTGCGAACATCAATGCTTTGATCGACAAAATGGAAAATCCGGCAAAAATGATCGACCAATACCTGCGAGATATGATGGAAGATTTGGCTGAAGTCAAAAGAAGCACAGCCGGCGTCATGGCGGAAGAGACCCGGACCAAGCGTTTAGTCGATGAAAACCAGGCGGAAGTCATCAAATACACCGATTATGCCAAAAAAGCCTTGGAAGCCGGCAATGAGAACGATGCCCGCATTTTCCTGACCAAAAAGCAGGAATTGGAAAATGTCGGTGCAGGATTGGCTACTTCATACGCCTCGGCTCATGAAAATGCCGTCAAGATGCGCCAGATGCATGATAAACTGGCAACCGACATCGAAACGCTCAAATCCCGCCGTGAAATGATTAAATCCAAGATAGCGGTCGCCAAAACCCAGGAAACCCTCAACAAAGCAACGGATTCCATCGCGAGCACAAAAGGTGCCATGAGCTCCTTCGAACGGATGGAAGAAAAAGCCGACAAAATGTTGGATCAGGCTAATGCGATGTCCGAGTTGAACATGACACCGATCGACGAAGCGAAAGCGCTGGAAGAAAAATACGCAAGCCAAGGATCGGCATCTGTAGAAGAGGAACTTGAGCAAATGAAAAAAGATATGGGAGTGTAA
- a CDS encoding IS1096 element passenger TnpR family protein has translation MIYEFRIAVRDIGVPIWRDIQVTSDETFYDFNSIIQAAFSWSGFFEHRFEITRSGGKDLLPIIIEETPLDTLEDYTDESDLREYSDEEREDVDEIEENDYDYYDEDDSAENEDQTLQKFFTDIDDAATYIYFTDAVIEVDIHLTEMVVPREDCSYPICVAAENASPDEMEDRTTILQNRDKLKLTDTKELVRLINFALSQLGDSDIFDTEYEDFGSEYAIDTSWDDALPDETEDSPPNF, from the coding sequence ATGATTTATGAATTCAGGATTGCTGTCCGAGACATCGGCGTGCCTATATGGCGGGATATCCAGGTGACCAGCGATGAGACTTTCTACGACTTCAACAGCATCATCCAAGCAGCATTCAGTTGGAGCGGTTTTTTCGAACACCGTTTTGAAATTACGCGCTCCGGGGGGAAAGACCTCCTTCCCATCATCATCGAGGAGACACCGTTGGACACCTTGGAAGATTATACGGACGAGAGCGACCTCAGGGAATATTCCGATGAGGAACGTGAAGATGTGGATGAAATCGAAGAAAATGACTACGACTATTATGATGAAGACGACAGCGCGGAAAATGAAGACCAAACGCTGCAAAAATTTTTCACAGATATCGATGATGCGGCGACCTACATCTATTTCACGGATGCCGTCATTGAAGTGGATATCCACCTCACGGAGATGGTTGTGCCGCGAGAAGATTGTAGCTATCCGATTTGCGTAGCCGCGGAAAATGCCAGTCCCGACGAAATGGAAGACCGCACCACGATTCTGCAGAATCGGGATAAATTGAAACTGACGGACACAAAAGAGTTGGTCCGTTTGATCAACTTTGCATTATCCCAGTTGGGCGACTCGGATATTTTCGACACGGAATATGAAGACTTTGGATCAGAATATGCAATCGATACAAGCTGGGATGATGCGTTGCCTGATGAGACGGAAGATTCGCCGCCAAATTTCTGA